The genomic segment atatatgttaataatacattatttatttagtattttccTGAATTAGATAAATATAGGTCACAATTATGTATCAACACAGCAATAGTGTATATGCACAGATTTTATGTATTCCACTCGCTGTCACATTTCCACAGGAATGCAATTGCAGCAGCAGCACTATTTTTAGCAGCAAAAGTAGAAGAACAACCACGCAAGTTAGAACATGTTATCAAAATGGCACACATGTGTCTCCACAGAGATCAGCCCCCACCTGATGTCAGATCTGAGGTAAATAAAAGAGATTAATATCAATAGTAACATGTATGTAgttaatgataaatttaattattgcaaTGTATTTTGATTTATAGCAATACCTTGAGCAAGCTCAAGATCTGGTGTTCAATGAAAATGTTCTACTACAAACATTGGGGTTTGATGTCGCCATTGACCATCCCCACACACATGTTGTTAGATGTTGTCAACTGGTTAAAGGTATATAAGTTATGTTTAAAAAggattgtataatattaatttactacatttacattttttctatattttttgtgAAGATATTGATTTTGTAATGATAAGCTTAGATGACATTGTAAACTAAAAAATCTTACAACTTTAGatattgtttataaaatattttagttaaatGTTTGCATTTTTTTTGCAGCGAGCAAGGACTTAGCCCAGACTTCATACTTCATGGCATCTAACAGGTGGCTACACATTATTTCCTAGTATCACTTACTCTTAGCAGTCTTCTGGTCAAATAGATGCCAGCTGGGTTATATTTCCAAGCTAAGACTGTCAGGCAATAGCCACTGGCGCAACATTCTGACCTATATCTTTCTTAGAAAGCAAAGTAAACGTGGAATAAAATTGTGCAAATATCtttgataaataatacaattctTTGCTTCAAAGGGAACATTTTTGAATGaatgaatttgaaatattacatcaaagcatgaaaatgaaatagaaatctAGTATAGAAAAGTTTACTTTGACTtcatttacttttttcttcaGTTCTAATGTGAATGTTTAAATGTCAACAGTAACTTTTGGGGAGGAATGTTGCGTTGCAGTCGCGGTAATGTCTGATTCTAAAGAGAACGTATGCCAAAGCGAAACGAAGTTTATTTCGTAAACTAAGTTCACGATGAGGATTGCTTAATTGAaggtaaatgaaatattcttaaGGACTGATCGTTTTCTCTTACATTACGGTATATATTGTccagtttttatttttatatttacatacactTATTTTTAAGCAGTAGATgcacaaaataaattaagCATGAGTGAAATGAATGTGGAATTAATGTAATGACGAGTGAATGTCCAAAAACATTTAATGATAAAAGAATGATAATTAGCTATaccattaaattatattttacaatagtaatcaaatagtaaaattatgGTACGGGCATAGTCTTATTATAATccattcaaatattatttaatcaatATTTGAACAGATTGTAATTACGACTAAATAATCAATGTAGATTAAGCCTTAATCTATCTCTGTTGTTACAAAGAAATCATTTttgaagatatatatatttttctttactaagaaataatttttagcgcaaatttataagatattttatttcctgaAATAATGCGTTCTCAAACAAAAAAGTTTCAGAAATTCTGATAACTTTAGTGTTCAATTTCAAGTCTATATATAGCATAAGataactaaattaaaattctctcTATCATGGGATTATGTTGGGGCAAACTTCGGTAAATTTGTTACGATACAACAGAGTGTTATAGGGcttacatttataattattatgtagAAAAACATCGCATATTGCTTTAGCTAATAACATTTGTACGCAAATTTTTGTGTAGCTCATTACGAAAAAGTATCACATTCACATATGCTGTTTTTTTAACTGTTTTGGAAACGTACTCTTTGGAATTAAATTCCGTTTACGGAAGATATAattggaaatattattaattattttcaacgaatcgtAAGAAATTCGTCCTGGTTTTATCCCGATATTACCCATGTTTAATGGAACTAGTACTTTGATTTTATAGTACAGTTCTTTTTATACCCTGGGTTATATTTcgtcaaaaagaaaaagaaaaaagaagaaaaaagacgtTGACGAAGAATTCGTCCTCACTGTTCACTGttcataaaagaaatttataagataattttttctttttagtttaCATTTAACAACCATGTGTCTGCAGTACAAGCCAACGGTAGTTGCCTGCTTTTGCATTCATCTTGCATGTAAATGGTCTAATTGGGAGGTAagtattattaatatgatTTAGGAAAAGTATTTGGctaattataatatgatgATTATTTGCTTACAGATACCACAAAGTACGGAAGGGAAGCACTGGTTCTGGTACGTCGACAGAACTGTGACATCCGAACTATTACAAGAGCTTACAGCAGAATTCCTCCATATATTTGATAAGTGCCCGTCaagattgaaaagaaaaataatgagCATATCTGCTAATCAAAGTCCAAGCATTAATCATCCCAGTTTACCGAACTCACCCTTTGTAAgcacttttattaaatatattatatcataatatcATATTAAATACTACTACAGAAGAATTGTTATCCTACATtaaagttaatataataagttCAATTTATTGgataattttacttaatattttgTGTAGGATGCGGAACCTCGCAGGGTACAATCTCCTGCAACGACGGCCGATGGTGGACCTACATTCCACGCAAATCGACCTCATCTCGTGgagaaacaagaagaaaagaaacaaaacgcCGCCGCACCTGCGAGACCTCCTGTAGATTATCGGGAATatcgagaaaagaaagaacgcgAGCGTTTGGAAAGAGAGAAGGCATCAGTTCCGGCATCAGTTGCGCAAAGTCATGTGTCGGATATTAATAAGCATCATTCTCATCACCATAAACCTGTATCTAGTACAAATGTGCTGAACAAACATCCGTTGCCTCTTGGACAGAAAACACTTCATCATAATCATCATCATAGACCAGATATGAAAGTTGGACAACCAGTACCCCAGAGGCATTCGAGTAGTACTCAAGCTAGGGAACCAAATCGTGATCCCAATAGACAGAGGTTACAAAGAGAGTACAATTCGAACACTGGTATAagtagcagtagtagtagtagtggtaGTGCCCTCCATTCTCACAGTCATGCCGTACCGAAGGAACCAACTTTGGATAATTCTATAACTGATTCCGTTACTCACAGATCGGATGTTGGATCATTACAAGAGCCAACGCCCCATGGGAATATACAGGAGAAACttagtaataataatcataGTCTGCACAGATTAAGTGGAGTAGAAAGTAAACATCAGGGTCATGATAAAAGAATGTATGATCCAAGGCATAAACCAGTAGAGCATAGGAAAGATAGTGAACAAAAGCCATATAAATATCCAGATCCAACTAGAGTCGATCGGCAAAGAAAGTCTGATACGTTGGAACAGAGGTGTGAAGAGGTTAGAAAGCTCATTGAGAAGTCAATACTTCCACCTAAACCGACGCTTGACGTACCATATAGTTCAAATACACAGAAGCCATCGTCAcatcatataaaatacaatcagTCAGAAAAGTTACAAGTTAGTTCTGGTGCAGTGCCGACCGATGTGAAGCTTACTACTAGCCAGAGTTCATTTTCACAAGAAAAGTCTCCGAGTAGCTCCGTTTCATTGCTTAGTCAAAAAACATTATCTTCGAAGACAATATCCAGTCAACATACAGCTCATGGTGTATCACAGATATTAAAGGACACGATTAAAAATAGTAATTCTCAGTCGTCGAGTTTATCATCGTTGAATAATCTTGATGACCCAAAAACTGAAAAACGACCACGGCATGATGACACAGACAAAAGTTCGTCCGATATCCAACAGAGTGTGTTACAAACCCCCCCTAATAAGCCAAAATCGCTATTCAGTCCAGAGAAAGGACCAACGCCTCGGGAATCTCATTCACAGAGGCTTAAGACTAAACAAAAGACGCCGCCTTCGGCTGCAAAAGTTCCTAAGCAAGAACGCGTACCAGACACATCGATAGGCTTTAATTTAGTATCACCTTTCGCAAGTCCACCAGGTTTGCAGCAACAAGAAACGCAATCGGTTAAACGATCGGCTAACGATGTTTCTGCAACGTCGCATAAAAGGCATCGTACGTGTAGCACTAGCGAAAGTGGACAGCAAGTGAAAATAAAAGTGGATGATACGTCCAGTTTCGAGGCAGTTAAGATGCTCGGTAGAGTACCAGAACTGATACAACCTATTAGAGACAATCCATCGGCGAATGGTAGAGCGACTCAAATCGCAAATGATATGAAACCACCGGAGCTCATTAAACCTTTTGATTCTGAACCAACGATATCACGTTTTAGCACAATACCTACACAGCAACAGATATCGTCGAATCAGCAGGGTTTGACGAATGGACTGGATACTAACCTAGTGAAGCAGGAGTCTCAAGAATtccaaattaaaaaagaaacgtataaAACAGATATACCAATAAAGGCTGAACATCAGATTAAAGGAGAATATTTATCTCCCATGAAATCTGCTCAAAGTATAAGTGCTTTGCTTCAGGAACCTTTAGCACCCATGCCAtcgttattacaaaatatgcaACAATTTAGTCAAATACCACCTCAACAGCAAGTTCATCAGGAACAATTTCAACAACAACAGttgcaacagcagcagcagcaacttCAACATGAACAACCACCACAACCTCAACATCAACCATCGATATCTCATTCGATGTTGCTCGCACAGCAGGAACCCGTTCAAAGTCAGTGTATGCCTCTATCATCGGTTACCGAACCAATGATAGCTTCGACCGTAGATATAAGTGCTCTCTCTGGCCCCGTACAAACAAATACAGAATCCATTCTCTCTGTACCAACATCGACAACCATAATCGTCGCACCCCCTGTAGAAGAAAAGAGATCGGAGCATCACAAgagcgaaaagaagaaaaagaaggagaaacatAAACATAAAGACAAGGAGAAGAGTAAAGAGAAGCACAAGCACAAACATAAAGACAAGGATAAAGAAAAGCATCGAGAGAAGGATAAAGAAAAGGGAGAAGAGATTGTGCCTGCTGTACCTATCAAAATCACAATTCCTAAAGACAAATTGAATCTGAGCACAGAATCGACAGGAAGCACCGGTGCGACTACAGTGCCAACTGACAAGAACAAGTCGCCTCAAAACACTAGTATCAAAATCATTATTCCTAAGGAAAGGCTGAAGGGTACGGACAGTGTATCTAGTTCACCGGGTCAATCCGTGGTTCAGGCTCCACTAAAGATAAAAATCAGAACGGATGGAATCTCGAGGAGTTCCGGCGCGCCCTCGACGACGAGCAGTTCGAGCAGCATCGTTCCAGAGTTCACGAACGAAAGTCGGAAGCGCGATCGTTCTGAAATGAAGGAGAGTCCAACGACTAGTGTTCCGCCAACGAAGAAGCAATCGCAGGTCTCCTCGGCGGGTTACGGGCAACACCGACTAGGCGAACGGCAGAACGGCAGACACTATAGTTCAGGCAGCAATAACAAGGTACGTGGAGGCGGTAGAGGCGGCCGCCAATATATCGGGCGTGGTCCACCACCAGCAGGATCGGCGGGCCATTACAGTGCTCCCGGCCAGCGCGACGGCTACTATCAGCAAGACACCTACAATAGTAACAATGTCCGCAATCCGCATCATCCTCATCCATCCTCGGCTCGTGGTGATCCAGGCTACTCGAGGGCTGGTCACGTAAATCAGACCCAACCAGATTCTTATTTCTTTGCTAATTACCCGCCACCCTCGATGTTCAACCCTGCCGGATACATTTACGATCCTGTCATGTACTATTCA from the Bombus fervidus isolate BK054 chromosome 12, iyBomFerv1, whole genome shotgun sequence genome contains:
- the LOC139993030 gene encoding uncharacterized protein isoform X3 → MCLQYKPTVVACFCIHLACKWSNWEIPQSTEGKHWFWYVDRTVTSELLQELTAEFLHIFDKCPSRLKRKIMSISANQSPSINHPSLPNSPFDAEPRRVQSPATTADGGPTFHANRPHLVEKQEEKKQNAAAPARPPVDYREYREKKERERLEREKASVPASVAQSHVSDINKHHSHHHKPVSSTNVLNKHPLPLGQKTLHHNHHHRPDMKVGQPVPQRHSSSTQAREPNRDPNRQRLQREYNSNTGISSSSSSSGSALHSHSHAVPKEPTLDNSITDSVTHRSDVGSLQEPTPHGNIQEKLSNNNHSLHRLSGVESKHQGHDKRMYDPRHKPVEHRKDSEQKPYKYPDPTRVDRQRKSDTLEQRCEEVRKLIEKSILPPKPTLDVPYSSNTQKPSSHHIKYNQSEKLQVSSGAVPTDVKLTTSQSSFSQEKSPSSSVSLLSQKTLSSKTISSQHTAHGVSQILKDTIKNSNSQSSSLSSLNNLDDPKTEKRPRHDDTDKSSSDIQQSVLQTPPNKPKSLFSPEKGPTPRESHSQRLKTKQKTPPSAAKVPKQERVPDTSIGFNLVSPFASPPGLQQQETQSVKRSANDVSATSHKRHRTCSTSESGQQVKIKVDDTSSFEAVKMLGRVPELIQPIRDNPSANGRATQIANDMKPPELIKPFDSEPTISRFSTIPTQQQISSNQQGLTNGLDTNLVKQESQEFQIKKETYKTDIPIKAEHQIKGEYLSPMKSAQSISALLQEPLAPMPSLLQNMQQFSQIPPQQQVHQEQFQQQQLQQQQQQLQHEQPPQPQHQPSISHSMLLAQQEPVQSQCMPLSSVTEPMIASTVDISALSGPVQTNTESILSVPTSTTIIVAPPVEEKRSEHHKSEKKKKKEKHKHKDKEKSKEKHKHKHKDKDKEKHREKDKEKGEEIVPAVPIKITIPKDKLNLSTESTGSTGATTVPTDKNKSPQNTSIKIIIPKERLKGTDSVSSSPGQSVVQAPLKIKIRTDGISRSSGAPSTTSSSSSIVPEFTNESRKRDRSEMKESPTTSVPPTKKQSQVSSAGYGQHRLGERQNGRHYSSGSNNKVRGGGRGGRQYIGRGPPPAGSAGHYSAPGQRDGYYQQDTYNSNNVRNPHHPHPSSARGDPGYSRAGHVNQTQPDSYFFANYPPPSMFNPAGYIYDPVMYYSQYQQQYPMYPAGNVIMTPDGAIDTSVPPPSLSMNIRQNQSMISVPSARQEPKTPPPLPSGPPPSSSPPPPPPPE
- the LOC139993030 gene encoding uncharacterized protein isoform X1; this translates as MAADEKWYFTKEQLTNTPSRRSGIDADKELSYRQQAANFIQDMGQRLVVSQLCINTAIVYMHRFYVFHSLSHFHRNAIAAAALFLAAKVEEQPRKLEHVIKMAHMCLHRDQPPPDVRSEQYLEQAQDLVFNENVLLQTLGFDVAIDHPHTHVVRCCQLVKASKDLAQTSYFMASNSLHLTTMCLQYKPTVVACFCIHLACKWSNWEIPQSTEGKHWFWYVDRTVTSELLQELTAEFLHIFDKCPSRLKRKIMSISANQSPSINHPSLPNSPFDAEPRRVQSPATTADGGPTFHANRPHLVEKQEEKKQNAAAPARPPVDYREYREKKERERLEREKASVPASVAQSHVSDINKHHSHHHKPVSSTNVLNKHPLPLGQKTLHHNHHHRPDMKVGQPVPQRHSSSTQAREPNRDPNRQRLQREYNSNTGISSSSSSSGSALHSHSHAVPKEPTLDNSITDSVTHRSDVGSLQEPTPHGNIQEKLSNNNHSLHRLSGVESKHQGHDKRMYDPRHKPVEHRKDSEQKPYKYPDPTRVDRQRKSDTLEQRCEEVRKLIEKSILPPKPTLDVPYSSNTQKPSSHHIKYNQSEKLQVSSGAVPTDVKLTTSQSSFSQEKSPSSSVSLLSQKTLSSKTISSQHTAHGVSQILKDTIKNSNSQSSSLSSLNNLDDPKTEKRPRHDDTDKSSSDIQQSVLQTPPNKPKSLFSPEKGPTPRESHSQRLKTKQKTPPSAAKVPKQERVPDTSIGFNLVSPFASPPGLQQQETQSVKRSANDVSATSHKRHRTCSTSESGQQVKIKVDDTSSFEAVKMLGRVPELIQPIRDNPSANGRATQIANDMKPPELIKPFDSEPTISRFSTIPTQQQISSNQQGLTNGLDTNLVKQESQEFQIKKETYKTDIPIKAEHQIKGEYLSPMKSAQSISALLQEPLAPMPSLLQNMQQFSQIPPQQQVHQEQFQQQQLQQQQQQLQHEQPPQPQHQPSISHSMLLAQQEPVQSQCMPLSSVTEPMIASTVDISALSGPVQTNTESILSVPTSTTIIVAPPVEEKRSEHHKSEKKKKKEKHKHKDKEKSKEKHKHKHKDKDKEKHREKDKEKGEEIVPAVPIKITIPKDKLNLSTESTGSTGATTVPTDKNKSPQNTSIKIIIPKERLKGTDSVSSSPGQSVVQAPLKIKIRTDGISRSSGAPSTTSSSSSIVPEFTNESRKRDRSEMKESPTTSVPPTKKQSQVSSAGYGQHRLGERQNGRHYSSGSNNKVRGGGRGGRQYIGRGPPPAGSAGHYSAPGQRDGYYQQDTYNSNNVRNPHHPHPSSARGDPGYSRAGHVNQTQPDSYFFANYPPPSMFNPAGYIYDPVMYYSQYQQQYPMYPAGNVIMTPDGAIDTSVPPPSLSMNIRQNQSMISVPSARQEPKTPPPLPSGPPPSSSPPPPPPPE
- the LOC139993030 gene encoding uncharacterized protein isoform X2, coding for MAADEKWYFTKEQLTNTPSRRSGIDADKELSYRQQAANFIQDMGQRLVVSQLCINTAIVYMHRFYVFHSLSHFHRNAIAAAALFLAAKVEEQPRKLEHVIKMAHMCLHRDQPPPDVRSEQYLEQAQDLVFNENVLLQTLGFDVAIDHPHTHVVRCCQLVKASKDLAQTSYFMASNSLHLTTMCLQYKPTVVACFCIHLACKWSNWEIPQSTEGKHWFWYVDRTVTSELLQELTAEFLHIFDKCPSRLKRKIMSISANQSPSINHPSLPNSPFDAEPRRVQSPATTADGGPTFHANRPHLVEKQEEKKQNAAAPARPPVDYREYREKKERERLEREKASVPASVAQSHVSDINKHHSHHHKPVSSTNVLNKHPLPLGQKTLHHNHHHRPDMKVGQPVPQRHSSSTQAREPNRDPNRQRLQREYNSNTGISSSSSSSGSALHSHSHAVPKEPTLDNSITDSVTHRSDVGSLQEPTPHGNIQEKLSNNNHSLHRLSGVESKHQGHDKRMYDPRHKPVEHRKDSEQKPYKYPDPTRVDRQRKSDTLEQRCEEVRKLIEKSILPPKPTLDVPYSSNTQKPSSHHIKYNQSEKLQVSSGAVPTDVKLTTSQSSFSQEKSPSSSVSLLSQKTLSSKTISSQHTAHGVSQILKDTIKNSNSQSSSLSSLNNLDDPKTEKRPRHDDTDKSSSDIQQSVLQTPPNKPKSLFSPEKGPTPRESHSQRLKTKQKTPPSAAKVPKQERVPDTSIGFNLVSPFASPPGLQQQETQSVKRSANDVSATSHKRHRTCSTSESGQQVKIKVDDTSSFEAVKMLGRVPELIQPIRDNPSANGRATQIANDMKPPELIKPFDSEPTISRFSTIPTQQQISSNQQGLTNGLDTNLVKQESQEFQIKKETYKTDIPIKAEHQIKGEYLSPMKSAQSISALLQEPLAPMPSLLQNMQQFSQIPPQQQVHQEQFQQQQLQQQQQQLQHEQPPQPQHQPSISHSMLLAQQEPVQSQCMPLSSVTEPMIASTVDISALSGPVQTNTESILSVPTSTTIIVAPPVEEKRSEHHKSEKKKKKEKHKHKDKEKSKEKHKHKHKDKDKEKHREKDKEKGEEIVPAVPIKITIPKDKLNLSTESTGSTGATTVPTDKNKSPQNTSIKIIIPKERLKGTDSVSSSPGQSVVQAPLKIKIRTDGISRSSGAPSTTSSSSSIVPEFTNESRKRDRSEMKESPTTSVPPTKKQSQVSSAGYGQHRLGERQNGRHYSSGSNNKEKHTSSHHKSSNKLSQSQQSHTS